In Erythrobacter sp. F6033, a single genomic region encodes these proteins:
- a CDS encoding helix-turn-helix domain-containing protein: MNMVLKAHLDPVAAVFDERRDARRAMQLETSGVLPSGGEANVTVHNLSAVGLLLETDLALNVGEVLSIELPDIGPVDAAIVWQSEHLFGCAFTDALSEGALAAVQLQSLMDHNEPAGRSPLISPPSEPFGVRLNRLRRERGLTLANVADSLEVSKPTVWAWEKGKARPLPERIEAIAAALGVSIDELSESRDGDKGRSVIEDARLRIATAYGADPSSIRIMIEV, translated from the coding sequence ATGAATATGGTTCTCAAAGCTCACCTTGATCCAGTCGCAGCCGTGTTTGACGAACGGCGCGATGCTCGTCGCGCAATGCAGTTGGAAACCAGCGGGGTTCTACCAAGCGGCGGCGAAGCCAATGTCACAGTTCACAACCTTTCCGCCGTTGGGCTCTTGCTTGAAACCGATCTGGCTTTGAATGTCGGCGAGGTGCTTTCCATCGAGTTGCCAGACATTGGTCCTGTCGATGCAGCAATCGTTTGGCAGAGTGAGCATCTGTTTGGGTGCGCCTTTACCGATGCGCTGTCTGAAGGCGCGCTGGCTGCTGTGCAGCTGCAGAGCTTGATGGATCACAACGAACCAGCTGGCCGCTCTCCGCTCATATCGCCGCCTTCGGAGCCCTTCGGCGTGCGGCTCAATCGATTGCGGCGGGAGCGCGGTCTGACGCTCGCCAATGTCGCAGACTCTCTTGAAGTGAGTAAGCCAACGGTCTGGGCTTGGGAAAAGGGCAAGGCGAGGCCGCTGCCCGAACGGATTGAAGCAATCGCTGCGGCCTTAGGCGTTTCAATAGACGAGCTTTCGGAAAGCCGTGATGGCGATAAAGGGCGCAGCGTAATTGAGGATGCCCGACTGCGTATCGCCACAGCTTATGGAGCAGACCCTAGCAGCATTCGCATCATGATCGAGGTTTAG